The following coding sequences are from one Bradyrhizobium sp. 200 window:
- a CDS encoding GlsB/YeaQ/YmgE family stress response membrane protein, whose translation MSGIIWIIVVGFVAGIIARILSPGQNNPTGFILTTVLGIAGAFLATWIGQAIGHYGPDQGAGFITATIGALVVLFIWNRLVARGMISDPGNR comes from the coding sequence ATGAGCGGCATCATCTGGATCATCGTCGTCGGCTTTGTCGCCGGCATCATCGCGCGCATCCTTTCGCCGGGCCAGAACAACCCGACCGGCTTTATCCTGACCACGGTGCTCGGCATCGCCGGCGCGTTTCTGGCGACCTGGATCGGCCAGGCGATCGGCCATTACGGCCCCGATCAGGGCGCCGGCTTCATCACCGCCACCATCGGCGCGCTGGTGGTGCTGTTCATCTGGAACAGGCTGGTGGCGCGGGGCATGATTTCCGATCCGGGTAACCGGTGA
- a CDS encoding YidB family protein, whose translation MGLLDVLNGMQNGPRGPSTPSAKDDSGGMSPLTMAILALLAWKGIKHFSGNQTGSAPQPAPAPGNVNASLPGGGMGGGGLGDMLKGGLGGLLAGGAAGSILSGGLGDLLNQFQQKGLGDKADSWVSNEPNKQVSPGDLANALGADQIESLSAQSGLSRDELLQGLSQFLPDVVNKLTPDGRLPNENEMSRWI comes from the coding sequence ATGGGTTTACTCGACGTACTCAACGGCATGCAGAATGGCCCACGCGGCCCGAGCACCCCAAGCGCAAAGGATGACAGCGGCGGAATGTCGCCCTTGACCATGGCGATCCTGGCGCTGCTGGCCTGGAAAGGCATCAAGCATTTCAGCGGCAACCAGACCGGCTCGGCGCCGCAGCCTGCGCCGGCACCCGGCAACGTGAACGCCAGCCTGCCCGGCGGCGGCATGGGCGGCGGCGGTCTCGGCGACATGCTCAAGGGTGGATTGGGCGGACTGCTCGCAGGCGGCGCGGCCGGCAGCATCCTGAGCGGCGGCCTCGGCGACCTCTTGAATCAATTCCAGCAGAAGGGACTTGGCGACAAGGCCGACTCCTGGGTCAGCAACGAGCCCAACAAACAGGTCTCGCCCGGCGATCTCGCCAACGCGCTCGGCGCCGACCAGATCGAATCGCTGTCCGCCCAGAGCGGCCTGTCCCGCGACGAATTGCTGCAAGGCCTCAGCCAGTTCTTGCCCGACGTCGTCAACAAACTGACGCCGGACGGACGGCTGCCGAACGAGAACGAAATGTCGCGCTGGATTTGA
- a CDS encoding phosphatase PAP2 family protein, whose translation MGMGMGMGMGMGMGMGMGMGMGMGMGMAFGATPPELGFRPLTLQYQLGPNTDPSFPDGLLPTASWKDRVGPWDPDVRCLLYLTEFIRETDWDTIAADIATDRPELLDWQQNKPNYAAFVSSEIRQLQQLMQTDRERYMAEIVTQHDNAPGYWVSLMAVNNEQHYNTVVVMNLAVRIGQIVAAFYKDYYERPRPSFVCPGLLPAFGPPAHASFPSGHSLQSWLMSLFLEEAAPAYRDELYWLAERVAFNRERAGVHYESDTKAGRFIAGKCKAKIMASCPDIKRLFTEAANEWS comes from the coding sequence ATGGGCATGGGCATGGGTATGGGCATGGGTATGGGTATGGGCATGGGAATGGGCATGGGAATGGGAATGGGAATGGGAATGGCGTTCGGCGCTACGCCTCCCGAGCTCGGTTTCCGGCCCCTGACTCTGCAATACCAACTTGGCCCGAATACCGATCCCAGCTTCCCAGACGGGCTGCTGCCCACGGCATCCTGGAAGGACAGGGTCGGGCCATGGGATCCCGATGTTCGCTGTCTGCTCTATCTCACGGAGTTCATAAGAGAGACTGATTGGGACACGATCGCCGCCGACATCGCTACGGACCGTCCTGAACTGCTCGACTGGCAGCAGAACAAACCGAACTATGCAGCCTTTGTCAGCTCCGAGATCAGACAGCTACAGCAGCTCATGCAAACCGATCGTGAGCGCTACATGGCTGAAATCGTGACGCAACATGACAACGCGCCCGGCTACTGGGTGAGCCTGATGGCTGTCAACAACGAACAGCATTACAACACCGTGGTGGTGATGAATCTTGCGGTTCGGATCGGCCAGATCGTTGCTGCCTTCTACAAGGACTACTACGAGCGACCGCGACCGTCGTTTGTGTGTCCCGGCCTGCTGCCGGCCTTCGGTCCACCGGCGCACGCATCCTTTCCAAGCGGTCATTCGCTCCAGAGCTGGCTCATGTCACTGTTCCTGGAGGAGGCAGCGCCTGCCTACAGGGATGAACTGTATTGGCTTGCTGAAAGGGTCGCATTCAACCGCGAAAGAGCGGGAGTCCACTATGAAAGCGATACGAAAGCAGGCAGGTTCATTGCCGGGAAGTGCAAGGCAAAGATCATGGCTTCCTGTCCCGACATCAAAAGGCTGTTCACAGAAGCTGCGAACGAGTGGAGCTAG
- a CDS encoding cupin domain-containing protein: MSQKDEFHSLDNPADGLFRELASGVTTRIFSGEHAMLSVVTLAPHAQGTLHHHPEEQWGVLLDGSAIRVQGGEEIPVKKGDFWRTPGNVPHTMRAGPDGARVLDIFSPPRPEYKKAGSGFGT, from the coding sequence ATGAGCCAGAAGGACGAATTTCACAGTCTGGATAACCCGGCCGACGGCTTGTTTCGCGAGCTCGCGTCCGGGGTCACGACGCGCATCTTCTCCGGCGAGCACGCGATGCTGTCGGTGGTGACGCTGGCGCCGCACGCGCAAGGCACGCTGCATCATCACCCCGAGGAACAATGGGGCGTGCTGCTCGACGGCTCGGCCATCCGGGTTCAGGGCGGTGAGGAAATTCCGGTGAAGAAAGGCGATTTCTGGCGCACGCCGGGTAACGTCCCGCACACCATGCGGGCTGGACCGGACGGCGCCCGCGTGCTTGACATCTTCAGCCCGCCGCGGCCCGAGTACAAAAAGGCCGGGTCCGGCTTCGGCACTTAA
- a CDS encoding MATE family efflux transporter → MKVKQAAMLDGPILPTLLKLALPTVVVLVVQTLVGVAETYFVSFLGTEALAGVSLVFPIFMLMQMMSNGGIGGGVASSIARAMGAGRVAEAEALALNALVLAIVFGVIFAGVEWLFGETVYRLLGGQAGALGAALEYGHVIFFGAVFVWIVSLLAAALRGAGSPVVPAAVTLLGVFVLLPLSPALIFGWGPFPRLGVAGAGVAVVVYYLVGGIVLIVYMRSASASLRLPFDARLIAWRRLGDILRVGGLSAIGTIQSNLTVVLVTGAVGLFGTDAIAGYGIASRLDYIQIPLLFALGSAALTMVGINVGAGQVRRVERIAWVAALFAAGATEILGLFVALFPHAWLTLFSTDAEVLAAGSIYFRNVAPFYGISGLGMLLYFAGQGAGRVMWPVLGGTARLLIAAGIGWIIVVHLGGGLRELFMAGAAGSIVSAAIVAGALWFRGWGPAGHVSK, encoded by the coding sequence GTGAAGGTCAAACAGGCGGCGATGCTCGACGGCCCGATCCTGCCGACGCTCCTGAAGCTCGCTTTGCCGACCGTCGTGGTGCTGGTCGTGCAAACGCTTGTCGGGGTGGCGGAGACCTATTTCGTCAGCTTCCTGGGAACGGAGGCTCTTGCCGGGGTCAGCCTGGTGTTTCCCATCTTCATGCTGATGCAGATGATGTCGAACGGCGGCATCGGCGGCGGCGTCGCATCGTCGATCGCGCGTGCGATGGGGGCAGGCAGAGTGGCAGAGGCCGAAGCGCTTGCACTGAACGCCCTGGTTCTTGCCATTGTCTTCGGGGTGATCTTTGCAGGAGTTGAATGGCTGTTTGGCGAGACCGTCTACCGGTTGCTTGGCGGTCAGGCGGGGGCGCTCGGCGCAGCCCTCGAATATGGCCACGTCATCTTTTTCGGAGCGGTCTTTGTCTGGATCGTCAGCCTCCTGGCGGCGGCGCTTCGCGGTGCAGGCAGCCCGGTCGTGCCGGCGGCCGTCACGCTGCTGGGCGTGTTCGTGCTGCTTCCGCTTTCGCCGGCGCTGATTTTCGGCTGGGGCCCTTTTCCCCGGCTGGGCGTGGCAGGAGCCGGGGTCGCTGTTGTCGTCTATTATCTCGTCGGTGGGATCGTGCTGATCGTCTACATGCGTTCCGCCAGCGCCTCGTTGCGCCTGCCGTTCGACGCAAGGCTCATCGCGTGGCGGCGGCTCGGTGATATCCTTCGCGTCGGCGGATTGTCGGCCATCGGCACCATCCAATCCAATCTGACTGTCGTCCTGGTCACGGGCGCAGTGGGACTGTTCGGCACCGACGCCATCGCAGGCTACGGAATCGCTTCGCGTCTTGATTACATCCAGATCCCGCTGCTGTTCGCGCTTGGCAGTGCGGCGCTCACCATGGTGGGGATAAATGTCGGGGCCGGTCAGGTCAGGAGGGTAGAACGCATCGCGTGGGTTGCGGCGCTTTTCGCGGCCGGCGCCACCGAAATCCTCGGACTGTTCGTGGCACTGTTTCCCCATGCCTGGCTGACGCTGTTCAGTACCGATGCCGAGGTTCTCGCCGCCGGCTCGATCTATTTCCGCAACGTGGCGCCTTTCTACGGAATATCAGGTCTTGGGATGCTGCTGTATTTCGCAGGCCAGGGGGCAGGTCGCGTGATGTGGCCGGTTCTTGGCGGAACGGCTCGGCTGTTGATCGCGGCCGGAATCGGCTGGATCATTGTCGTCCATCTTGGCGGAGGATTGCGGGAGCTCTTCATGGCAGGTGCCGCCGGCTCGATCGTTTCCGCGGCCATTGTCGCAGGCGCGCTTTGGTTTCGCGGTTGGGGCCCGGCAGGCCATGTTTCGAAATAG
- a CDS encoding alpha/beta hydrolase, translating into MSKTTQRIIESNGIRINIAEQGEGPLVLLVHGFPESWFSWRHQIDALAAAGFRVVAPDMRGYGKSDAPQAIERYTILHLVGDMVGILDALEAATAVIVGHDWGASVAWQAALMRPDRFSAIAALSVPFRPRGKAPPTSLMPRTENAQFYQLYFQEPGPAEAELGRDPRATIRNMLFGASGDGVAAARTAVAAGGPAPNLGMVPKGGGFLQGPGAPKTLPSWLAESDIDFYGEEFKRSGFRGALNYYRNIDRNWEITGAMAGMQVSVPALYIAGDRDFVVSFPGTDQLLANMKTLVPGLRKIQMLPGCGHWTQQERPNEVSAALVEFIRTLPSRS; encoded by the coding sequence ATGAGCAAGACAACGCAACGCATCATCGAAAGCAACGGGATCCGCATCAACATCGCCGAGCAGGGCGAGGGGCCGCTGGTGCTGCTGGTGCACGGTTTTCCTGAGTCCTGGTTCTCGTGGCGGCATCAGATCGATGCGCTTGCCGCCGCCGGCTTCCGTGTTGTCGCCCCCGATATGCGCGGCTACGGCAAGAGTGACGCGCCGCAGGCGATCGAGCGGTACACGATCCTGCATCTCGTCGGCGACATGGTCGGCATTCTCGATGCGTTGGAGGCAGCGACCGCGGTCATCGTCGGTCATGACTGGGGCGCCAGCGTCGCCTGGCAGGCGGCGCTCATGCGGCCCGACCGCTTCAGCGCGATCGCCGCGCTCAGCGTGCCGTTCCGGCCGCGCGGCAAGGCGCCGCCGACCAGCCTGATGCCTCGCACCGAGAATGCGCAATTCTATCAGCTCTATTTCCAGGAGCCGGGGCCGGCAGAGGCGGAACTGGGGCGCGATCCGCGTGCGACCATTCGCAACATGCTGTTCGGGGCGTCCGGCGACGGCGTGGCCGCAGCGCGCACGGCGGTCGCCGCCGGCGGGCCCGCACCTAACCTCGGCATGGTGCCGAAGGGCGGCGGATTTCTGCAGGGACCCGGCGCACCCAAGACGCTGCCGTCCTGGCTAGCGGAAAGCGACATCGACTTTTACGGCGAGGAATTCAAGCGCAGCGGCTTCCGCGGCGCGCTCAATTACTACCGCAACATCGACCGCAACTGGGAAATCACGGGCGCGATGGCCGGCATGCAGGTGTCTGTACCGGCACTCTACATCGCGGGCGATCGCGACTTCGTGGTCTCCTTTCCCGGCACGGACCAGTTGCTCGCCAACATGAAGACCCTCGTTCCCGGCTTGCGCAAGATCCAGATGCTTCCCGGCTGCGGTCACTGGACCCAGCAGGAGCGGCCGAACGAGGTTAGCGCCGCGCTCGTCGAATTCATTCGAACCCTGCCGAGCCGCTCATGA
- a CDS encoding TetR/AcrR family transcriptional regulator — protein MSPRMKAREEETGGTEARKRILGAALSAFMEGGYAQTSTLEIATRARVSKRELYALFGNKEAMLVACITERAQRLKAPADLPELRDRKILTEVLTAFGTRLLTETTDPVVVAVFRLAISEAVHAPKVAQALETIARRPTRDALRTIMANANSAGLLVGDPDAMTEKFLGLLWGDLMTGLLLQVADRPSAGEIAQRARDTTTAFLQIYPEPGSGQP, from the coding sequence ATGAGTCCAAGGATGAAGGCGCGCGAGGAGGAAACCGGCGGGACCGAGGCCCGGAAGCGGATCCTCGGCGCGGCCCTTTCAGCGTTCATGGAGGGCGGCTATGCGCAGACCAGCACGCTGGAGATTGCGACGCGCGCGCGCGTTTCGAAACGGGAGCTCTACGCGCTGTTCGGCAACAAGGAAGCGATGCTCGTCGCCTGCATCACCGAGCGCGCCCAGCGGTTGAAAGCCCCGGCCGATCTCCCCGAACTGCGCGACAGGAAAATCCTGACCGAAGTGCTGACCGCGTTTGGAACAAGGCTTCTGACGGAAACGACCGATCCGGTCGTCGTCGCGGTGTTCCGCCTGGCAATATCCGAAGCTGTGCACGCCCCAAAAGTCGCGCAAGCGCTTGAGACGATCGCGCGCAGGCCCACGCGCGATGCATTGCGAACGATCATGGCGAACGCCAACTCAGCCGGGCTTCTCGTTGGCGATCCCGACGCGATGACCGAAAAATTTTTAGGCTTGCTCTGGGGCGACCTGATGACCGGCCTGCTGCTTCAGGTGGCCGATCGCCCAAGCGCCGGCGAAATCGCGCAACGGGCGCGGGACACAACGACGGCGTTCCTGCAAATCTATCCGGAGCCGGGTTCGGGTCAGCCGTAA
- a CDS encoding helix-turn-helix domain-containing protein, translated as MLFQKLSPSPALSIAQFSDIDAFRPVEFVADARSVPLSLANFHTARAIVQLPGCQIALLTSFPRIVDVSYRAAHGVVIFQIKDAYEVSVNGLSVDRPTFVGMRGNVDLQFVEPHGSLHAIITLGPGMRDREWFDTPDELCPFTPDADDLTTVRSITTRILQTASARPDLLQEPNSALAIQEELLLVIDEMFRHSRTPELAGRLTSKGYCRLVRTIDEYVAFHAASAIYSADLAEQCGVSVRTLGTAVASVRGMSLHRYLRLKQLWSARAQLVKGSDAITVTSCARANGFHHMGEFARLYRATFHETASRTLARARGSD; from the coding sequence ATGCTGTTTCAGAAGCTTTCGCCTTCACCGGCTCTTTCGATCGCCCAATTTTCCGACATCGACGCCTTCCGGCCGGTCGAGTTCGTCGCGGATGCGCGCAGCGTCCCGCTGAGTCTCGCGAATTTCCATACGGCGCGCGCGATAGTGCAGTTGCCGGGCTGCCAGATCGCCCTGCTCACCTCGTTTCCCCGCATTGTCGATGTCAGCTACCGCGCCGCGCACGGCGTTGTCATATTCCAGATCAAGGATGCTTACGAAGTCTCCGTCAACGGCCTGTCCGTGGACCGTCCGACCTTTGTCGGCATGCGCGGCAATGTGGATCTTCAGTTCGTCGAGCCTCACGGGTCGCTGCACGCGATCATCACCCTAGGACCCGGCATGCGCGACCGGGAATGGTTCGACACGCCGGATGAGCTATGCCCGTTCACGCCGGACGCCGACGATCTAACGACGGTCAGGTCTATCACCACCCGCATTCTGCAGACGGCTTCCGCCAGACCGGACCTGTTGCAGGAGCCGAACTCGGCGCTTGCGATCCAGGAAGAACTGTTGCTCGTCATCGACGAGATGTTCCGCCACAGCAGGACGCCGGAATTGGCGGGCCGGCTTACAAGCAAGGGCTATTGCCGCCTCGTTCGCACGATCGACGAATATGTCGCGTTTCATGCCGCCTCGGCGATCTACAGCGCCGACCTCGCCGAACAATGCGGCGTCTCGGTCAGAACGCTGGGCACGGCGGTGGCGAGCGTTCGCGGCATGAGCCTGCATCGCTATTTGCGTCTCAAGCAGCTTTGGTCGGCCCGCGCACAGCTCGTGAAAGGATCCGACGCCATCACCGTGACGTCGTGCGCCCGGGCCAACGGCTTCCATCACATGGGCGAGTTTGCAAGACTCTATCGCGCGACGTTCCATGAAACGGCATCGCGCACCTTGGCCCGCGCGCGAGGATCCGACTGA
- a CDS encoding tripartite tricarboxylate transporter substrate-binding protein encodes MKITRRNLLAASAAFAVTPALAQQAKNMTLVVPFPPGGSTDALARLLQSHLQTKLGRTVLVENKSGAAGSLGAVQVAKSAPDGATFLVTFDSHAVIPSILEKPGLDVEKDLVPVFLVGTAPYVLAANAERPYKTFADVVAACKASPGAVKYASVGIGTLGHLAMTVLGKKAGVEITHVPYRGGGPAMNDVLGGHVDMIIGSAALITAQLGTNRLRPILQLGRERMAALKDTQTAIEAGFPDFETLAWWGVFAPKDTPPDVIASMAKSVKEILSEPAVASQLRETQQMTLLLADGKEFSTFFAKQVSIWGQVVRENNIKA; translated from the coding sequence GTGAAGATTACAAGACGCAACTTGCTTGCGGCGTCAGCCGCTTTCGCGGTGACGCCGGCGCTGGCCCAGCAGGCCAAGAACATGACGCTGGTGGTGCCGTTTCCGCCGGGAGGCTCCACCGACGCGCTGGCGCGGCTGTTGCAGTCTCACCTGCAGACCAAACTCGGCCGGACTGTGCTGGTGGAGAACAAATCCGGCGCGGCCGGCTCGCTCGGCGCCGTGCAGGTCGCCAAGAGCGCGCCCGACGGCGCGACGTTCCTGGTGACCTTCGACTCGCACGCGGTCATCCCCTCGATCCTCGAAAAGCCGGGACTGGATGTCGAGAAGGATCTGGTGCCCGTGTTCCTGGTCGGCACCGCGCCTTACGTCCTCGCCGCGAATGCCGAGCGGCCGTACAAGACCTTTGCCGACGTGGTCGCCGCCTGCAAGGCAAGTCCCGGCGCGGTGAAATACGCCTCTGTCGGCATCGGCACGCTCGGTCATCTCGCGATGACGGTGCTGGGCAAGAAGGCCGGCGTCGAGATCACGCATGTGCCCTACCGCGGCGGAGGGCCGGCCATGAACGACGTGCTCGGCGGACATGTCGACATGATCATCGGGTCGGCGGCGCTGATCACGGCGCAGCTCGGCACCAACAGGCTGCGTCCCATCCTGCAATTGGGCCGCGAGCGGATGGCTGCGCTCAAGGACACGCAGACCGCGATCGAGGCAGGCTTCCCCGATTTCGAGACGCTGGCCTGGTGGGGCGTTTTCGCGCCGAAGGACACGCCGCCCGATGTCATCGCCAGCATGGCGAAATCGGTGAAGGAGATTTTGAGCGAGCCGGCGGTGGCGTCGCAATTGCGCGAGACGCAGCAGATGACGCTCCTGCTCGCCGACGGGAAGGAATTCTCGACGTTTTTCGCCAAGCAGGTCAGCATCTGGGGCCAGGTGGTGCGCGAGAACAACATCAAGGCGTAG
- a CDS encoding 2-dehydropantoate 2-reductase → MVAGQTIGIAGAGSIGCFVGGMLAAGGRRVALLARPRVIAEIEAGGLRPTSFDGFDQTITHDRFALSENPSIFEDAGVVLVTVKSADTAAVADIIAKHAPSDAVVVSLQNGVGNTAVLRNRLPGRRVLGGMVGFNVIALGNGRFHRATSGGIVIAQDEGRAAEKLSVKGLTIRSTDNIDGVQWGKLVLNLNNALNALADLPLRRQLAQRPWRRLFADQMAEGLAAIRAEGIKPVSPTPIPAAWMPPLLRLPDPIFEALLGRTMKIDPEARSSMWEDLKHGRRTEIDYLQGVITEIAERRGLQAPLSRRIVELIRQAEREAKGSPGLTPEQIRAAN, encoded by the coding sequence ATGGTTGCGGGCCAAACGATTGGTATTGCCGGGGCGGGGAGCATCGGCTGCTTCGTGGGTGGCATGCTGGCGGCCGGCGGCCGGCGCGTTGCGCTGCTGGCGCGCCCGCGCGTGATCGCTGAAATCGAAGCAGGCGGCTTGCGGCCGACGAGTTTCGACGGTTTTGACCAAACCATCACGCACGATCGGTTCGCATTGTCGGAAAATCCGTCGATATTTGAGGACGCCGGCGTCGTGCTGGTCACGGTCAAGAGCGCGGATACCGCTGCCGTGGCCGACATCATCGCAAAGCACGCACCATCAGATGCCGTCGTCGTCAGCCTGCAGAATGGTGTCGGCAATACTGCCGTCCTGCGCAACCGCCTGCCGGGGCGGCGCGTGCTCGGCGGCATGGTGGGGTTCAATGTGATTGCGCTTGGCAACGGGCGGTTTCATCGCGCCACTTCCGGCGGCATCGTCATCGCGCAGGACGAGGGGCGTGCCGCCGAAAAACTCTCGGTCAAGGGTCTGACGATACGGTCGACCGACAATATTGACGGCGTGCAATGGGGCAAGCTCGTGCTCAATCTCAACAACGCGCTCAATGCGCTGGCCGACCTGCCGCTGCGCCGGCAACTGGCGCAGCGGCCATGGCGGAGATTGTTCGCGGACCAGATGGCTGAGGGTCTGGCTGCGATCCGCGCCGAGGGCATCAAGCCTGTCTCGCCGACACCTATTCCGGCGGCATGGATGCCGCCGCTGCTGCGGCTGCCGGACCCGATCTTCGAAGCGTTGCTGGGACGGACGATGAAAATCGATCCCGAGGCGCGCTCGTCGATGTGGGAAGATCTGAAACACGGCCGGCGCACCGAGATCGATTATCTGCAGGGCGTCATCACCGAAATCGCCGAGCGCCGCGGCCTGCAGGCGCCGCTGTCGCGCCGGATCGTGGAACTGATCCGTCAGGCCGAGCGCGAAGCCAAAGGCTCGCCCGGCCTGACGCCGGAGCAGATTCGCGCGGCAAATTGA
- a CDS encoding RraA family protein — protein sequence MSITTAMTSVPKPAPDLIEAFRGAPTSVISDNLARLPGAVGLRPFHRGSKLVGVAFTVRTRPGDNLAIHRALELVGPGDVIVVDGGGDETRALVGEIMKNIAEYRGAAGYVIDGAIRDVAAFAASDFPCFARTAIHRGPYKSGPGEINVPVSIGGSVIAPGDIVVGDEDGVVSFPASIAATVLEAVRAQIAREEDTITAIREGRYQGSYGKS from the coding sequence ATGAGCATCACCACGGCCATGACGAGCGTGCCGAAGCCCGCACCCGACCTGATCGAGGCGTTCAGGGGCGCGCCGACCTCTGTGATCTCTGACAACCTTGCCCGGCTGCCGGGCGCCGTGGGCCTGCGGCCGTTCCATCGCGGCAGCAAGCTGGTGGGCGTCGCCTTCACCGTGCGCACGCGGCCCGGCGACAACCTTGCGATTCACCGCGCGCTCGAACTGGTCGGGCCGGGCGACGTCATCGTGGTCGATGGCGGCGGCGACGAGACGCGGGCGCTGGTCGGCGAGATCATGAAGAACATTGCCGAATACCGGGGCGCTGCGGGTTACGTCATCGACGGCGCCATCCGCGACGTCGCGGCATTCGCCGCATCCGACTTTCCCTGCTTTGCCCGCACGGCCATCCACCGCGGGCCCTACAAGAGCGGCCCGGGCGAAATCAACGTGCCGGTTTCGATCGGCGGCTCGGTGATCGCGCCCGGCGATATCGTGGTGGGCGACGAGGATGGCGTGGTGTCGTTTCCCGCCTCGATCGCAGCCACCGTGCTGGAAGCGGTCCGTGCCCAGATCGCGCGCGAGGAGGATACGATCACCGCGATACGCGAAGGCCGCTACCAGGGCAGCTACGGCAAATCTTGA
- a CDS encoding putative glycolipid-binding domain-containing protein, whose translation MSTSVLFWRRTDIEGLERLELAIKPDQVTATATTICLEAGGYRIDHRWRLDPEWHALTVTVERWNSQGHGLLRLERAGTGWRVDGVLRPDLEGAEEPDLSITPFCNTFPIRRTPLGAGESLPLDTAFIDGPALTVARSRQRYDRQGPGRVRYVDLGLSFGFEADLVVDDTGLVLHYEHLFERIPPTA comes from the coding sequence ATGAGCACATCCGTCCTGTTTTGGCGCCGGACCGATATCGAGGGCCTCGAACGCCTGGAATTAGCAATCAAGCCTGACCAGGTCACGGCCACCGCCACCACGATCTGCCTCGAAGCCGGCGGCTATCGCATCGACCACCGCTGGCGGCTCGATCCCGAATGGCACGCGCTGACCGTCACCGTGGAGCGCTGGAACTCGCAAGGCCATGGTCTCCTGCGTCTGGAACGCGCCGGAACGGGCTGGCGGGTCGACGGCGTGCTGCGGCCGGACCTCGAAGGCGCCGAGGAGCCGGACTTGTCGATCACGCCATTCTGCAACACCTTCCCGATCCGCAGGACGCCCCTTGGCGCAGGAGAAAGCCTGCCGCTTGATACCGCCTTCATCGATGGGCCAGCGCTGACGGTGGCGCGGTCGCGCCAACGCTACGACCGGCAAGGCCCCGGGCGGGTACGCTACGTCGATCTTGGGCTGTCGTTCGGCTTTGAAGCGGATCTGGTGGTCGACGATACCGGACTGGTCCTGCATTACGAGCATCTGTTCGAGCGGATCCCGCCGACCGCCTGA
- a CDS encoding alpha/beta hydrolase translates to MIPPLDPVVAQIIPLLPLRDAATMTPQSAREALRALAASRAAVPPPPVMSAEDIKVKGAAGFLNARAYRNLSEKSPTVVFFHGGGWVAGDLDTHDRQARWLAIETGAVVVSVDYRRPPEVRFPGTFEDALAATKDIIARIAEFGGDEARVGVAGDSAGGNLAAAAAIACRDAGIKLAAQLLVYPVTDVAGNFADAKENARFPSRSENAEGYFLTRATMEWFCGHYLADKTHGADWRVSPLRAKNLAGLAPAIVATAWFDPLRDEGKAYADALKAAGVPTSYYDGLGLIHGYFGLGESSETAKHEAQRARAEFKGLLQKGA, encoded by the coding sequence ATGATTCCGCCGCTCGATCCCGTCGTCGCCCAGATCATTCCGCTGCTGCCGCTGCGCGATGCCGCGACGATGACGCCGCAGAGCGCGCGCGAGGCGCTGCGCGCGCTGGCGGCCTCGCGCGCGGCGGTTCCGCCGCCGCCGGTGATGAGCGCGGAAGATATCAAGGTGAAAGGCGCCGCCGGATTCCTCAACGCGCGCGCCTACCGGAACTTGAGCGAGAAGTCGCCGACGGTGGTGTTCTTTCACGGCGGCGGCTGGGTGGCGGGCGATCTCGACACCCATGACCGGCAGGCGCGCTGGCTTGCGATCGAGACCGGCGCGGTCGTCGTATCCGTCGATTATCGCCGCCCGCCCGAGGTACGGTTTCCCGGCACCTTCGAGGATGCCTTGGCCGCGACGAAGGATATCATCGCCCGCATCGCCGAATTCGGCGGCGACGAGGCGCGCGTCGGCGTCGCCGGCGACAGCGCCGGCGGCAATCTGGCGGCCGCTGCCGCGATCGCCTGCCGCGACGCCGGCATCAAGCTGGCGGCGCAATTGCTGGTCTATCCCGTCACCGACGTCGCCGGAAATTTCGCGGACGCCAAAGAGAACGCGCGCTTTCCCTCGCGCAGCGAGAACGCGGAAGGCTATTTTCTGACCCGCGCCACCATGGAATGGTTTTGCGGCCACTACCTCGCCGACAAGACCCACGGCGCCGACTGGCGCGTATCACCGCTGCGCGCCAAAAATCTCGCAGGGCTGGCACCCGCGATCGTCGCGACCGCCTGGTTCGATCCGCTCCGCGACGAGGGCAAGGCCTACGCCGACGCGTTAAAGGCAGCCGGCGTTCCGACCAGCTATTACGACGGCCTCGGCCTCATCCACGGCTATTTCGGCCTCGGCGAGTCCTCCGAGACCGCCAAACACGAAGCGCAACGCGCGCGGGCGGAGTTCAAGGGGCTGCTGCAAAAGGGTGCATAA